AGGCTGAGAGCAGCACGTTGTTAACTTCGGGGCGCGATCGATTAAATTCGTCATAGACAAGAGTAAAGCCCTCGCGACAAGCCAGCGTCAGGCGAGAATCAACCCAATTTTGCCGAACTTCATCCTCGAGTTTGACAACACTGTGAATGAAATTATCCACGACTTTCTTGCGGGTATAACCAGATTGGTTACCAATCAGGTCAGAGCTTTTGAAGTCATCATCACCAAACAACAGCATAATCGGGCGACCTATCAAATCGGCTAGGTGCAAGGCTAGAGTAGTTTTACCTACTCCAGCGGGGCCGCGCAAATGGATGGAAAACCCAGACTGAAGATAACGCAGTGCTCGCATGGCAATGCGCTCGATCGCTGGTGTGCTGACAAATCGACGGGGGCTAGCACGCAAAATTGTGGTCACAGCTTACTTCCTCATTGTGCAAGATAGACGCGATCTTTCTGAGTGATGGCACCACGCTGCATGAGGGAGCGGAGTGCATCAACAGCTTGAAAACGATTAATACCAACAGCAGACTCAATGTCAGTTAATCTAGCGCCTTGGACAGCTTGAACATACTCATAGACCTGCTGTTCAACCCTGGTTCTAGTGAGTTGTTCGCTGGTAGCGGCAAGGGGCGTTGGTGAGACTGGAACCGGTTCAGGTTCAACGGGTGCAGGGCTACTAACTTGCGGCACAGGTGCAGCAACTGGTGCGGGTGCTGATGGTACTGCAACTGAGCGCGCAACCGGAGCAACAGGCTCAGCCACGAGAGGTGAGGGCTTGGGTGCAGCGGGTTTGACCGCTGGGCTAGGCAAGGGTTGTGTAGTGCCATCTCCCCAGACGATTGCCCGCAAGTTTTCTCGAAATGTCTGCAACTCTTGAGCAAGCTGCTCTGCTGCCACCATACGCTCTTGGTGCAACTGGCTGATCGCATTAGCAACATTAGTACGTAACTGGTCTACAAAATCAGCTAAGTCTTTGGTGATTTGCACTTGCATTAACATGCGATCGTCGTGAAAGTTTGCAAGCAGAGCTTGGGTTTGCACGGCCAAAGCTTGCACCTCTGATTGTCGAGCTATGTTCTGTTGCTGAAACGTTTGCCGCATTACGGCGACTGTTGATGTGAGCAACCCATGAAAGTCCTGCAAGTCTTGGCGTAACTCTTGACTCATACGCATCCTCTCAGCAGTCGTTGCTGCCAAAAACTCAGCTGATTGCTGCTGGAGGCTCCGTACATAGTCATCTAACTGCTGCATCAACACCATAGCCTGCTGTTGTCGCTCATCGGCCTGAACCTGCAAAAACGCTTGTACCTGCTGCCGTAAGTTAGTGACATAGGTACTCAGGTATTGAGCTTGGTGAGATGCTTGCACTTGACGCTGCGCTTGCAGTGCTGTTAGCAATTGCTGAACGCTATGTTGTAGCTGTACTCGATCGTGGCGCAATGCAGCGAGGTCTGCCATGGCTCGGTGGCGGCGATCGACATCACTTTGAGTAAGGTTAGCCCGAAACAGCATCAAGTCACTCCGTAATGCCTGTGCTTGTTGCTGCAATTCTACTTGAGTTGCCTGTAGGCTATCTTGTACTAACTGCCGACGTTGAACTACATCGTGTTGCCGCTGGAGTCGCTGTTGCTGCCACTCATCTTTCAGAGAACCCATTCAAGTTTCCTCCCAAACTGTTGGAGTGAACATATCAATATGTTTGATTTGGGTGGATGCACGTGACTTGTAACTAGTTAAGTTTCATGTTGAACTATCAACCTACCTAGGATGAAATCCGTAAAATCCAGGCTCATACCAATCCCCTAAACTCTGACAATACATTCAATTACTTACAAGCCCTATCCCCACTTTTTGTTTGAGAGAGAAATGTAGGGCAAGGACTATGTGAAGTCTGTGAAGTCGTCAAAGTCAGAAGTGTGACAATCTTAGCTAGGCGCGCTAGTAGGATGTTAACAGTAGCGCACCTAACCAAATCAGTTGGTGTTAGAGGTAACGATCGTCAACCTTTAGGCGGCTGGAACCGCAGCTTGAGCAGTCAAGCCAACAGCTTCAGCATACTTCAAGTAGGTTTCTACCGATGCAATCACAACACGAGCCTCAATTGCCAGCAATTCAATACCAACTAGTGAAACTCGTACCCATGCATCTACAACGATGCCCTTATCTAGGATGCGATCAATGACTTCAGCCAAACTAGAGGACGAGTTAACTTTTTCAACAGCCATAGTTGTAATCCTTAATAATGAAATGAACTGAGGTTGTCAGGCTTTATACGCCTTACTCCTGATCCTTTAACACTCTCGACAGGAACTGATCAGGACAATTCAGGAGTAACACCCTTACGTATTAAAGTACCCGCTTGGATCAAGCTAGTAACGTTAAGTAGTGTCAAGCCAACAATAAGCGCTTTGGGGGATTTTGTAACGCCTACATCAATAAATATGCATCAATATTTCTACCTAGCTAGTTCAATGTCACCCAATGGTTCAATCCTTCAGGTTACGCTAGCATCTCTTCCAGCAAGAGTATAAATTTCAACGGTTAGGCTGAAATTTTGTGATATTTCTTGACAGCAAGTATACCTAAACAGGTTACTGCCAGCGATCGTTGCCAGTCTCCCCCTATGATCCTATAGGATGATCACAAAGAACTAGAAGAGATGACGAACGCAACTCGACGATATGCCATCCTGGGAACTGGAGCACTAGGTGGATTTTATGGAG
The nucleotide sequence above comes from Cyanobacteriota bacterium. Encoded proteins:
- the gvpA gene encoding gas vesicle structural protein GvpA (There are 14 genes on the gvp gene cluster in halophilic archaea. The product of gvpA is a structural component of gas vesicles, which provide buoyancy to cells and promote flotation. It has been reported that the products of gvpAO and gvpFGJKLM represent the minimal set required for gas vesicle formation in halophilic archaea.), with amino-acid sequence MAVEKVNSSSSLAEVIDRILDKGIVVDAWVRVSLVGIELLAIEARVVIASVETYLKYAEAVGLTAQAAVPAA
- the gvpC gene encoding gas vesicle protein GvpC — translated: MGSLKDEWQQQRLQRQHDVVQRRQLVQDSLQATQVELQQQAQALRSDLMLFRANLTQSDVDRRHRAMADLAALRHDRVQLQHSVQQLLTALQAQRQVQASHQAQYLSTYVTNLRQQVQAFLQVQADERQQQAMVLMQQLDDYVRSLQQQSAEFLAATTAERMRMSQELRQDLQDFHGLLTSTVAVMRQTFQQQNIARQSEVQALAVQTQALLANFHDDRMLMQVQITKDLADFVDQLRTNVANAISQLHQERMVAAEQLAQELQTFRENLRAIVWGDGTTQPLPSPAVKPAAPKPSPLVAEPVAPVARSVAVPSAPAPVAAPVPQVSSPAPVEPEPVPVSPTPLAATSEQLTRTRVEQQVYEYVQAVQGARLTDIESAVGINRFQAVDALRSLMQRGAITQKDRVYLAQ
- a CDS encoding AAA family ATPase, which produces MTTILRASPRRFVSTPAIERIAMRALRYLQSGFSIHLRGPAGVGKTTLALHLADLIGRPIMLLFGDDDFKSSDLIGNQSGYTRKKVVDNFIHSVVKLEDEVRQNWVDSRLTLACREGFTLVYDEFNRSRPEVNNVLLSA